A DNA window from Rhineura floridana isolate rRhiFlo1 chromosome 11, rRhiFlo1.hap2, whole genome shotgun sequence contains the following coding sequences:
- the LOC133367866 gene encoding olfactory receptor 8S1-like, which produces MENQTIITEFILLGLFRDPRLQVIFFFLFLMIFLVTLLGNSAIILMTRTECSLQNPMFFFLSHLAFVDICYSSIIVPKMLENIIGRQKTISKEGCIAQIVLVFQVAGTEVFILAAMAYDRYVAICEPLHYTTIMKKEICRYLVSGAWVMGFLYSLVNALPLLNLHFCKSNVIDNYMCELPSVLALSCIQTLTNYIVLLISVLVFGFSPFLLTLISYTYIISTILKIRSAEGRRKAFSTCSSHLIVVGLYYIAGFLRYMKPSSESLIYFDKVTSIQYSILTPMLNPIIYSLKNKDIQNALAKKFGKCKFLK; this is translated from the coding sequence ATGGAAAATCAAACTATAATAACAGAGTTCATACTCCTTGGACTCTTCAGAGATCCACGGCTACAAGtgattttcttcttcttgttcctGATGATATTTTTGGTAACGCTATTAGGAAACTCGGCAATCATACTCATGACCAGGACTGAGTGTAGCCTTCAGAACCCCATGTTCTTCTTTCTCAGTCATTTAGCTTTTGTTGACATCTGCTATTCATCTATTATTGTTCCCAAGATGTTGGAAAACATCATAGGAAGACAGAAAACAATTTCCAAGGAAGGATGCATTGCACAGATTGTCCTCGTTTTCCAGGTTGCTGGTACAGAAGTATTCATCCTTGCAGCAATGGCTTATGACCGATACGTTGCTATATGTGAACCATTACATTATACCACAATCATGAAAAAAGAAATTTGCAGGTATCTAGTGAGTGGAGCCTGGGTTATGGGTTTcttgtattcattagtgaatgcCCTGCCTTTACTAAATTTGCATTTCTGCAAAAGCAATGTTATTGACAACTACATGTGTGAGCTTCCTTCAGTCTTGGCACTGTCTTGCATTCAGACCCTGACCAATTACATTGTTCTTCTTATATCTGTGTTGGTCTTTGGTTTCAGTCCATTCCTCCTCACCCTCATCTCTTACACTTACATTATTTCCACCATCTTGAAGATTCGTTCAGCGGAAGGCAGGCGTAAAGCCTTCTCCACTTGCAGCTCCCACCTCATTGTGGTGGGGTTATACTACATTGCAGGTTTTTTACGGTATATGAAGCCAAGTTCAGAATCACTCATCTATTTTGACAAAGTGACGTCTATCCAGTATAGTATATTAACTCCCATGTTAAACCCTATCATTTACAGCTTGAAAAACAAGGATATCCAAAATGCTCTGGCAAAAaagtttggaaagtgtaaatttctTAAATAA
- the LOC133367868 gene encoding olfactory receptor 5A2-like: MGNQTAECYFYLLGLSNNLQLQIFFFFFFLLIYLLTLVGNIMIMLLVRTSTHLQSPMYFFLSHLSFLDVCYSSVTVPKMLEINVAKQKTISVSGCFAQASFILFSATSEVFILSSMAYDRYCAICKPLRYMEIMNVAFCQKLVASAWVIGFIYALANTLPLLKLRFCGSNIIRHFSCELPSILSLSCTETFSNKMLFFISGSTVGVVSLFLTVLSYIHIISTILRINSSEGRRKTFSTCSSHLTVVTLFYGTGYFRYLRPSSASSVLLDEILSIQYCILTPLLNPIIYSLQNKEVKAAFRKIVKLKF, encoded by the coding sequence atgggaaaccaaaCTGCTGAATGCTACTTTTATCTTCTTGGCCTCTCCAACAATCTGCAGCTCcagattttcttctttttctttttcttgttgatcTATCTGCTAACCCTGGTGGGGAATATAATGATCATGTTGCTTGTAAGGACCAGTACTCATCTTCAGAGTCCTATGTACTTCTTCTTGAGTCACCTTTCTTTCCTTGATGTGTGTTATTCATCTGTCACTGTCCCAAAGATGTTGGAGATCAACGTTGCCAAGCAGAAGACCATCTCTGTCAGTGGATGCTTCGCTCAGGCTtcctttattttgttttcagCTACCAGTGAGGTTTTTATTCTCTCATCAATGGCTTATGACAGATATTGTGCTATATGTAAACCACTGCGTTACATGGAAATAATGAATGTGGCATTCTGCCAAAAACTGGTGGCCAGTGCATGGGTGATTGGTTTCATTTATGCACTTGCAAACACCTTGCCACTGTTGAAGTTACGATTCTGTGGATCAAACATCATAAGGCACTTCAGTTGTGAGCTCCCttccatcctctctctctcctgcactgAAACTTTCTCAAACAAAATGTTGTTCTTCATATCTGGAAGCACAGTTGGGGTGGTATCCCTTTTCCTCACTGTGCTGTCTTACATTCACATCATTTCCACCATCTTGAGAATTAACTCCTCAGAAGGGAGACGTAAAACTTTCTCGACCTGCAGCTCCCACCTTACTGTAGTCACTCTCTTCTATGGAACAGGTTACTTTCGATATCTGAGGCCTAGCTCAGCTTCGtcagtacttttggatgaaatatTATCCATTCAATACTGCATCCTCACACCTTTGCTAAATCCCATCATCTACAGTTTACAGAACAAGGAAGTGAAAGCAGCCTTTAGGAAAATAGTGAAACTGAAATTTTGA
- the LOC133367869 gene encoding olfactory receptor 8S1-like: MENQTVITEFILLGLSRDPHLQAIFFLLFLMIFLVTLLGNLAIMLVTRTDSNLQNPMFFFLSHLAFVDICNSSITVPKMLENIVGKQKTISLEGCIAQIVFFFQVACAEVFILAAMAYDRYVAICDPLHYTTIMKKEICRHLVSGAWAMGFLYSLVNALPLLNLHFCKSNIIDNYICELPSVLALSCTQTLTNYIVLITGFIFGFSPFLFTLISYIHIISTILKFRSAEGRRKAFSTCSSHLIVVGLFYIAGCFRYMKPSSESLIYLDKVVSIQYSILTPMLNPIIYSLKNKDIQNALAKMFGKCKFLK, translated from the exons ATGGAAAATCAAACTGTAATAACAGAGTTTATACTCTTGGGACTCTCCAGAGATCCACACCTACAAGCGATTTTCTTCTTgctgttcctgatgattttttTGGTAACACTATTAGGAAACTTGGCAATCATGCTGGTGACCAGGACTGACTCTAACCTTCAGAACCCCATGTTCTTCTTTCTCAGTCATTTAGCTTTTGTTGACATCTGCAATTCATCTATTACTGTTCCCAAGATGTTGGAAAACATTGTaggaaaacagaaaacaatttcCTTGGAAGGATGCATTGCACAGATTGTCTTCTTTTTCCAGGTTGCTTGTGCAGAAGTATTCATCCTTGCAGCAATGGCTTATGACCGATATGTTGCTATATGTGACCCATTACATTATACCACAATCATGAAAAAAGAAATTTGCAGACATCTAGTGAGTGGAGCCTGGGCTATGGGTTTCTTGTATTCACTGGTGAATGCCCTGCCTTTGTTaaatttac ATTTCTGTAAAAGCAATATTATTGACAACTACATCTGTGAGCTTCCTTCAGTCTTGGCCTTGTCTTGCACCCAGACCCTCACTAATTACATTGTTCTTATTACTGGGTTCATATTTGGTTTCAGCCCCTTCCTCTTCACCCTCATCTCTTATATTCACATCATTTCCACCATCTTGAAGTTTCGCTCAGCAGAAGGTAGGCGTAAAGCCTTCTCCACTTGCAGCTCCCACCTCATTGTGGTGGGATTATTCTACATTGCAGGTTGTTTCCGCTATATGAAGCCAAGTTCAGAATCTCTCATCTATCTGGACAAAGTGGTATCTATCCAGTATAGTATATTAACTCCCATGTTGAACCCTATCATTTACAGCTTGAAAAACAAGGATATCCAAAATGCTCTGGCAAAAATGTTTGGAAAGTGTAAGTTTCTTAAATAA